In the Flagellimonas sp. MMG031 genome, one interval contains:
- a CDS encoding metalloregulator ArsR/SmtB family transcription factor, which yields MGLTKTEIFTDKQNHIAQYAKVLGHPARVAILQYLYKLNACVCGDLVDEIGLAQPTISQHLKELKQLGLIKGNVEGTSVCYCIDTDNWKKMKLLMSEFLNQDVNPKDCC from the coding sequence ATGGGACTCACCAAAACTGAAATATTTACGGACAAACAAAACCACATTGCACAATACGCCAAGGTTTTGGGGCATCCGGCCCGGGTTGCCATTTTGCAATATTTGTACAAGTTGAATGCTTGTGTTTGTGGTGATTTGGTGGATGAAATTGGTTTGGCGCAACCCACCATTTCCCAACATCTGAAGGAATTAAAGCAATTGGGGCTGATTAAAGGCAATGTGGAAGGTACTAGTGTTTGTTATTGCATCGATACCGACAATTGGAAAAAAATGAAGCTATTGATGTCCGAGTTTCTGAACCAAGACGTCAATCCAAAGGATTGTTGCTAA
- a CDS encoding XdhC/CoxI family protein, translating to MRELDVIIAKYQELRLQETRCILATVVHVEGSSYRRAGARMLVDEYGNIMGAISGGCLEGDALRKALYALDRQENKLVTYDTSDEDDAIIGAQLGCNGIIQVLFEPIDYTDRHNPCALLQTAIEQEVPVAISIVFDLDKSQNQLGTSLVVNESQAVLGKQIQGNLHKVLLTKSMEVIEGGNSCFGKIETAERTNFVFIQLHQPPVKLILVGAGNDAQILAQQADILGWNVIVTDGRPTHANKERFVGTCQVIVAKPQETLQNINIDERTCFVLMSHNYNYDLSVLKLLLGNPVIPYIGILGPLKKYERMLNELADEGMEVSKSDLAKIHAPVGLEIGAETPAEIGLSILAEIQSVLTHKGARPLKQKTEPIHEGKTNQFQKITL from the coding sequence ATGAGGGAGTTGGACGTCATCATAGCGAAGTATCAAGAACTCAGACTGCAAGAAACCCGTTGCATTTTGGCCACCGTAGTCCATGTTGAAGGTTCATCGTATCGTAGGGCGGGAGCCCGTATGTTGGTAGATGAATACGGTAACATAATGGGAGCCATCAGCGGAGGCTGTTTGGAAGGTGATGCGCTCCGAAAGGCCCTTTATGCTTTGGACAGACAAGAAAACAAACTGGTCACTTATGATACCAGTGATGAGGATGATGCCATCATTGGCGCCCAGTTGGGATGCAACGGTATCATTCAAGTATTGTTTGAGCCCATTGATTATACCGATAGGCATAATCCCTGTGCATTGTTACAGACCGCTATTGAACAGGAGGTTCCCGTAGCGATTTCGATAGTTTTTGACCTGGACAAAAGCCAAAATCAATTGGGAACTAGTTTGGTTGTCAACGAAAGCCAAGCGGTTTTGGGAAAACAAATCCAAGGAAACCTGCATAAGGTCCTTCTCACCAAAAGCATGGAAGTCATTGAGGGGGGCAACTCCTGTTTTGGAAAGATTGAAACGGCGGAAAGAACAAACTTCGTGTTTATTCAGTTACATCAGCCCCCGGTAAAATTGATTTTAGTGGGAGCTGGGAACGATGCCCAGATTTTGGCGCAACAAGCCGATATATTGGGGTGGAATGTAATTGTTACGGACGGACGTCCGACCCATGCCAACAAAGAACGTTTTGTGGGTACGTGTCAAGTGATTGTGGCCAAACCCCAGGAAACACTACAAAACATTAACATTGACGAACGCACTTGTTTTGTGCTGATGAGCCATAACTATAATTACGACCTTTCGGTGCTCAAACTGTTGCTGGGAAATCCAGTAATACCCTATATCGGGATTTTGGGACCATTGAAAAAATACGAACGCATGCTCAACGAATTGGCGGACGAAGGTATGGAAGTGTCAAAATCGGATTTGGCTAAAATACACGCACCCGTGGGATTGGAAATAGGAGCGGAGACCCCTGCTGAAATTGGATTGTCCATTTTGGCGGAGATTCAAAGTGTACTGACCCATAAAGGAGCGCGACCCCTAAAGCAGAAAACCGAGCCAATTCATGAGGGCAAAACAAATCAATTTCAAAAAATAACCCTTTGA
- a CDS encoding molybdenum cofactor biosynthesis protein MoaE encodes MDKKKPKKVFVQGAIPPEKIATSVANHQSKTNIGAHSIFLGQVRADVVDGKTVAAIDYTAYDEMAENVFHDIREAAFAKFDITCAHIYHSLGKVNVGELCLFVFTSSAHRKIAIDATNFFVEEIKAKVPVFGKEIFEDETHQWKVNT; translated from the coding sequence ATGGATAAAAAGAAACCAAAAAAAGTATTTGTACAAGGAGCGATTCCTCCCGAAAAAATAGCGACTTCGGTGGCCAACCACCAAAGCAAGACCAATATTGGTGCCCACAGTATTTTTCTGGGACAGGTGAGGGCCGACGTAGTGGACGGCAAAACCGTAGCAGCTATTGACTACACGGCTTATGATGAAATGGCAGAGAACGTCTTTCACGACATACGCGAAGCCGCTTTTGCCAAGTTCGACATCACCTGCGCCCATATTTATCATAGTTTAGGTAAAGTCAATGTGGGAGAGCTGTGCTTGTTCGTGTTCACATCATCAGCACACCGAAAGATTGCCATCGATGCGACCAACTTTTTTGTGGAGGAAATCAAGGCGAAAGTACCGGTATTTGGAAAGGAGATTTTTGAGGACGAAACCCATCAATGGAAAGTAAATACGTAA
- a CDS encoding TlpA disulfide reductase family protein, which yields MKKLLKTTLIFLLMMQSCSKEAWLSGSLKLSQTEDWSPKIYLVQPEKFSDAAQSFVGQILDSAAVSKDGSFRFTEALPIKDSTLLFLVVQQKGERYANRLVNENPATDNYFPLVYEPGTSLSVDAEMANFQSSFSISNPSPANAAMLKLRDLRLEAFKHHFETENSLDESDEGLLEREKNLKAYQGKLIDFADATEHLLPALMALRWASPEGNYERIAERIYAQSKKWHQIHPTHPWVNQLESLADRDKLPVLLGDTLPDIQLPMQTGEHLFLSEIGKGRELLLLDVWASWCAPCRVENRNVLVPLWENYNDRGFQIVAYGLESSKSAWENAIERDGAYRWLHASHLEGDQNPVMDSLRLRTIPANFLLDKEGKVLAKNLHGQDLIRFVEDYLVN from the coding sequence ATGAAAAAACTGTTGAAAACCACACTCATTTTTTTGCTGATGATGCAATCCTGTTCCAAGGAAGCTTGGTTGTCGGGAAGCCTCAAATTATCCCAAACGGAAGACTGGAGTCCCAAAATTTACTTGGTACAGCCCGAAAAATTCAGTGATGCTGCCCAAAGTTTTGTGGGACAAATATTGGATTCTGCAGCGGTATCCAAAGACGGTAGTTTTAGGTTCACCGAAGCACTTCCCATTAAGGATAGCACCTTGCTGTTTCTCGTAGTGCAGCAGAAGGGCGAGCGATATGCCAACAGATTGGTAAATGAAAATCCGGCTACGGACAATTATTTTCCGTTGGTATATGAGCCAGGTACCTCTTTAAGTGTTGATGCTGAAATGGCAAATTTTCAATCGAGCTTCTCCATTTCGAATCCATCACCTGCCAATGCAGCAATGTTGAAGTTGAGGGATCTGCGTTTGGAGGCTTTTAAACATCACTTTGAAACGGAAAATAGCCTAGATGAATCCGATGAGGGACTATTGGAGCGAGAGAAAAACCTAAAAGCGTATCAAGGGAAGTTGATTGATTTTGCGGATGCTACAGAGCACTTGTTGCCGGCCCTAATGGCCCTTCGATGGGCGAGTCCGGAAGGAAATTATGAACGGATTGCCGAACGCATATACGCACAATCCAAAAAATGGCACCAAATACACCCAACACATCCGTGGGTCAACCAATTGGAGTCATTGGCTGACAGGGATAAGTTGCCGGTACTCTTGGGCGATACGCTTCCAGATATACAGTTGCCCATGCAAACCGGGGAGCATCTTTTCCTTTCGGAAATTGGAAAAGGGAGGGAACTGCTGTTATTGGATGTTTGGGCGTCGTGGTGCGCACCCTGCAGAGTGGAGAATCGAAATGTTTTGGTGCCGCTATGGGAAAATTATAATGATCGAGGTTTTCAGATAGTCGCCTATGGTTTGGAAAGCAGCAAATCGGCTTGGGAGAATGCCATAGAACGCGATGGTGCATATCGATGGCTTCATGCGTCACATCTGGAAGGTGATCAAAATCCGGTAATGGACTCGTTACGACTGCGTACAATTCCAGCCAACTTTTTATTGGACAAAGAAGGTAAGGTGTTGGCCAAGAATTTGCATGGCCAAGATTTGATTCGATTTGTGGAGGATTATCTGGTCAATTGA
- a CDS encoding MoaD/ThiS family protein, translated as MKVTVKYFGLVAEAAAKQEEVMEFDGTLTASELKAQCLNGLAIADKDSVQIAVNQNLDDSITLKDGDEVALLPPFAGG; from the coding sequence ATGAAAGTGACCGTAAAATATTTTGGTTTGGTCGCCGAAGCCGCTGCAAAGCAGGAAGAAGTGATGGAGTTTGACGGAACATTGACCGCTTCGGAGCTAAAAGCACAGTGCTTGAACGGTTTGGCGATAGCGGACAAGGATTCCGTACAGATTGCCGTAAATCAAAATTTGGACGATAGTATAACCTTAAAAGACGGGGACGAAGTGGCCTTGTTGCCACCCTTCGCTGGAGGATGA
- a CDS encoding DUF6428 family protein, with translation MKLEEVKSALAQLDTIAFQLPNGTLVPNHFHVTEVGKITKHFIDCGGTVRHEEVVNFQLWNANDYDHRLHPEKLVNIIALSQKTLDIGNLEVEVEYQGQTIEKFSLDFDGTHFLLTTKQTDCLAKDQCGIPTEKPRVKLSELQQTGCAPGSGCC, from the coding sequence ATGAAGCTAGAGGAAGTAAAATCAGCATTGGCCCAATTGGATACCATCGCCTTTCAATTGCCCAACGGGACATTGGTTCCCAATCATTTTCATGTGACAGAAGTAGGTAAAATCACCAAGCACTTTATTGATTGCGGGGGCACCGTTCGCCACGAGGAGGTCGTTAATTTTCAACTTTGGAACGCGAATGATTACGACCACAGGTTACATCCCGAAAAATTGGTCAACATTATAGCATTGTCCCAAAAAACGTTGGACATTGGCAATTTGGAGGTGGAAGTGGAATACCAAGGGCAGACCATTGAGAAATTCAGCTTGGATTTTGACGGAACCCATTTTTTGCTGACCACCAAGCAGACGGATTGCCTGGCCAAAGACCAATGTGGCATACCAACCGAAAAACCTAGGGTAAAACTTTCCGAACTTCAACAAACAGGCTGCGCTCCTGGAAGTGGTTGCTGCTAA
- a CDS encoding protein-tyrosine-phosphatase — protein sequence MALNKALHDFVSQLDTDAIPQERKQILDLLSGYIQEKMDKKESIRLNFICTHNSRRSHLSQVWAQTLAHHFGVRNLSCYSGGTEATALFPMVATTLANTGFEVQMLSEGKNPVYAIKFAENEHPAICFSKTMDDTFNPTSDFAAIMTCSQADEGCPFVPGAEKRISITYDDPKAFDNTPQQAEKYSERSKQIATEMCYIFSKIKKPF from the coding sequence ATGGCACTTAACAAAGCATTGCACGATTTTGTTTCTCAATTGGACACTGATGCTATTCCACAAGAAAGAAAACAAATACTGGACCTTCTCTCGGGATACATTCAGGAAAAGATGGACAAAAAGGAGTCTATCCGGCTTAATTTTATCTGCACCCACAACTCCCGACGGAGTCATTTGTCCCAAGTTTGGGCACAAACCTTGGCACATCATTTTGGGGTAAGGAATTTAAGCTGCTATTCTGGGGGAACTGAGGCCACTGCCCTATTTCCCATGGTTGCTACTACTTTGGCGAATACAGGTTTTGAGGTGCAAATGCTTTCCGAAGGAAAGAACCCTGTATATGCCATTAAATTTGCGGAGAACGAACACCCCGCTATCTGCTTTTCCAAAACCATGGATGACACTTTTAATCCAACATCCGACTTCGCAGCGATTATGACCTGTTCGCAAGCGGATGAAGGCTGTCCTTTTGTGCCTGGGGCCGAAAAACGGATTTCAATCACTTATGATGACCCGAAAGCGTTTGACAACACGCCGCAACAAGCTGAAAAGTACAGCGAACGAAGCAAACAGATTGCTACAGAAATGTGTTACATTTTCTCAAAAATCAAAAAACCTTTTTAA
- a CDS encoding cysteine desulfurase family protein — MHVHNANVLTSNEKIYLDHNATTPADPRVVEAMLPYFTQHFGNASSDHSFGWHADDAIETARGQIAGLINCRPAELTFTSGATEAANLALLGFCKRNRSKGNHIISCTTEHKAVLDTLQALEDDGFEVTYLDVDSQGNIDLDVLEDSITPSTILVSLILANNETGLIHPIKSIVDLVRSKGVPIMSDITQAVGKISIDLQELGIDVAVFSSHKLYGPKGVGALYLNKSNNTSVDKHLFGGNHEKGVRPGTLNVPGIVGFGEACKVAQEEIRENHQHYKHLQYRLEEELSTIEGAIINSQHEDRLPNTTNVSFKGVDGTKLLRYLNRLAVSRGSACTSNQVNPSHVLKAMGLDDATALASLRISTGRNTSLEDIETAVRDIKKAVNQLKTVNV; from the coding sequence ATGCATGTACATAACGCCAATGTTTTGACATCAAACGAGAAAATATACCTGGATCATAACGCAACTACGCCTGCCGACCCTAGGGTGGTAGAGGCCATGCTGCCGTATTTTACACAGCACTTTGGCAATGCAAGCAGTGATCATTCCTTTGGGTGGCATGCCGATGATGCCATCGAAACCGCCCGTGGACAAATCGCAGGGCTTATCAATTGCCGACCAGCGGAACTCACGTTTACTTCAGGGGCTACCGAAGCCGCCAATTTGGCCTTGCTCGGATTTTGTAAAAGGAATCGAAGCAAGGGTAACCATATCATTTCCTGTACAACGGAGCACAAAGCGGTTTTGGATACTTTGCAGGCTTTGGAGGATGATGGTTTTGAGGTCACTTATTTGGATGTGGACAGTCAAGGGAATATTGACCTCGATGTTTTGGAAGACAGCATAACGCCATCAACGATTTTGGTAAGCCTGATATTGGCCAACAACGAAACCGGGCTCATTCACCCGATAAAAAGTATAGTGGATTTGGTTCGCTCCAAAGGAGTACCGATAATGTCTGATATAACACAGGCCGTTGGAAAAATATCTATTGACTTGCAAGAATTGGGAATCGATGTAGCTGTTTTTTCCTCCCATAAACTCTATGGACCCAAAGGAGTTGGCGCACTTTATCTGAATAAGAGCAATAATACCTCTGTTGATAAGCATCTTTTCGGTGGAAATCATGAAAAGGGCGTTCGCCCCGGTACATTGAATGTCCCTGGCATTGTAGGTTTTGGAGAAGCTTGCAAGGTGGCCCAGGAAGAGATACGTGAGAATCATCAACACTATAAACATCTTCAATATCGACTTGAAGAGGAACTTTCAACCATCGAAGGAGCCATCATCAACAGCCAGCATGAAGACCGTTTACCCAATACAACGAACGTATCGTTTAAGGGAGTGGACGGTACCAAGTTGCTACGATATTTGAATCGTTTGGCCGTATCTAGGGGTTCTGCCTGTACCTCCAACCAAGTGAATCCGTCCCATGTACTAAAAGCGATGGGACTTGACGATGCCACTGCTTTGGCAAGTCTACGGATCAGCACAGGACGAAATACTTCTTTGGAAGACATTGAAACGGCTGTGCGGGACATCAAAAAAGCCGTCAACCAACTTAAAACTGTCAACGTATGA
- a CDS encoding HesA/MoeB/ThiF family protein, whose protein sequence is MSRYDRQIQLTEVGTEGQEKLRNAKILLVGVGGLGCPAAMYLAGAGVGTIGLMDHDKVDMSNLHRQVLFQESDVGQSKAAVAKQRLEKQNSEVQFKVYEEPLTIENAKNITNQYDVILDGTDNFETKYLINDACVLANKPWVFASIYKNEGQLSVFNYQNGPTYRCVFPKSTRQNISCEATGVLGVLPGILGTLQAAEVLKIILGVGEVLSGKLKLINMMQASEQTININKRSEEVEKIRKNGIAPVYIDCDLKHKDQWYLDVREVFEQPKPKGKKVLNIPLGDLASRHKEIPNNQDVFVFCQSGKRSKNAIEILKNEFGFHNLKNVEGGIETIIDG, encoded by the coding sequence ATGAGCAGATACGACAGACAAATACAACTCACGGAAGTTGGGACTGAAGGTCAGGAAAAGCTTCGCAATGCCAAAATATTGTTGGTTGGTGTTGGGGGACTGGGCTGTCCTGCCGCGATGTATTTGGCTGGGGCAGGAGTCGGTACCATTGGGTTGATGGACCATGATAAAGTCGATATGTCCAATTTGCACAGGCAAGTTTTGTTTCAGGAATCAGATGTAGGGCAATCGAAAGCAGCGGTAGCCAAACAACGATTGGAAAAACAAAACAGTGAGGTACAGTTTAAGGTGTATGAAGAGCCGTTGACCATTGAAAATGCGAAAAACATCACCAATCAATACGATGTTATTTTGGATGGCACGGACAATTTTGAAACCAAGTACCTGATCAACGATGCCTGCGTATTGGCGAATAAACCTTGGGTTTTTGCCTCCATTTATAAAAATGAAGGGCAATTGTCAGTCTTCAATTACCAAAATGGGCCTACCTATCGTTGTGTGTTCCCAAAAAGCACCCGACAGAACATCAGTTGTGAGGCCACTGGTGTATTGGGCGTATTACCGGGCATCTTGGGAACGCTTCAGGCGGCGGAAGTCCTTAAAATTATCCTTGGGGTGGGTGAGGTGCTGTCAGGCAAGTTAAAGTTGATCAATATGATGCAGGCCAGCGAGCAGACCATCAACATCAACAAACGGTCCGAAGAAGTAGAAAAAATCCGCAAAAACGGGATAGCCCCCGTTTATATCGATTGCGATTTAAAACATAAAGATCAGTGGTATCTTGACGTGCGTGAAGTGTTCGAACAGCCCAAACCAAAAGGCAAAAAGGTGCTGAACATTCCCTTGGGCGATCTTGCATCACGGCATAAAGAAATACCCAATAATCAGGATGTTTTTGTGTTCTGCCAGTCTGGCAAACGAAGCAAGAACGCCATAGAAATCCTTAAAAATGAATTTGGCTTCCACAATTTGAAAAACGTGGAAGGCGGCATAGAAACAATTATTGATGGATAA
- a CDS encoding nucleotidyltransferase family protein produces MSADANIAVIVLAAGGSTRLGRPKQLVQFKGETLLEHTLKQVNMLGFQRKVLVLGSRHEEILGKIDANGYQVVVNSDWEQGMASSIKLGLKATSAAEALDHALFLVSDQPFLERTNLIKLVHTQLTKNPNATYSKYGDSIGVPAIFSKEAFPLLMQLEGDEGAKKLIHLKDFDYGTEVFSKGGFDVDTEEDVRQLKQMDV; encoded by the coding sequence TTGAGTGCAGATGCTAACATAGCAGTTATTGTTTTGGCCGCTGGCGGCTCCACACGATTGGGCCGACCCAAGCAGTTGGTACAATTTAAAGGTGAAACGCTGCTTGAACATACCTTGAAACAAGTAAATATGCTTGGTTTTCAACGCAAGGTTTTGGTGTTGGGTTCTCGTCACGAAGAGATTTTGGGAAAAATAGATGCAAACGGATATCAAGTCGTTGTTAATTCCGATTGGGAGCAAGGAATGGCATCCAGTATTAAATTGGGCTTGAAAGCTACCTCGGCAGCGGAAGCATTGGACCACGCTCTTTTTCTCGTATCCGACCAGCCCTTTTTGGAACGCACCAACTTGATCAAACTGGTGCATACCCAACTAACCAAAAACCCGAACGCCACCTATTCCAAATATGGGGATAGTATTGGAGTGCCCGCCATTTTTAGTAAGGAAGCATTTCCGTTGTTGATGCAATTGGAAGGAGACGAAGGAGCCAAAAAGTTGATTCACCTGAAAGATTTTGACTACGGTACTGAAGTCTTCAGCAAAGGAGGATTTGATGTGGATACCGAAGAAGATGTTCGGCAATTAAAGCAAATGGATGTATGA
- a CDS encoding DoxX family protein yields the protein MTTKSILSLVLRLVPAIILLQTLYFKFSAAPESVFIFEQLGLEPWGRIGLGVAELIIAILILVPRTTWLGALLGIGIMAGAIFSHVTQLGVVVQNDGGTLFILALVTLIFCMVLAWVNRKQIPYVNK from the coding sequence ATGACAACAAAATCTATTTTGAGCTTGGTACTGCGACTTGTTCCAGCCATAATTCTGCTACAAACCCTTTATTTTAAGTTTTCCGCTGCCCCAGAATCCGTTTTTATCTTTGAACAATTAGGTTTGGAACCTTGGGGACGCATAGGTCTGGGCGTCGCGGAATTGATCATTGCCATACTGATTCTTGTGCCGAGAACGACTTGGCTAGGTGCCCTATTGGGTATAGGTATTATGGCCGGAGCCATATTCTCCCATGTAACGCAGTTGGGGGTGGTAGTTCAAAATGACGGAGGCACTTTATTTATATTGGCCTTGGTCACTTTAATTTTCTGTATGGTACTGGCATGGGTCAATAGAAAGCAGATTCCCTACGTGAACAAATAA
- the moaCB gene encoding bifunctional molybdenum cofactor biosynthesis protein MoaC/MoaB, with protein MVDITHKVTTLREATAEAIVKTSSQATIDAIQNNAVPKGNVFEMAKAAGLLGVKKTPDLLPDCHPLPIEYTDIDYEINGLEIIISMTVKTIYKTGVEVEAMHGASVVALTMYDMLKPIDKNVEIGTIRLKSKKGGKSSYKINSEGLTAEVVVCSDTISKGKGEDRAGEAIVERLQALGVTSQKSIIPDDAEEIIQKLENTKADLLIFTGGTGVGPRDVTPQTLEPLLDIKLKGVEEQMRSYGQNRMPYAMFSRSIAGIKDGKLILALPGSTKGAAESMDAIFPHVLHAFKVIEGKRHD; from the coding sequence ATGGTAGATATTACACATAAAGTGACCACTTTGCGGGAAGCTACCGCTGAAGCTATCGTAAAAACGAGCAGTCAGGCTACGATTGATGCCATACAAAACAATGCCGTTCCCAAAGGGAATGTATTTGAAATGGCCAAGGCAGCCGGCTTGTTGGGGGTCAAAAAAACACCGGATTTGTTGCCCGATTGTCATCCCTTGCCCATCGAATACACGGACATCGATTATGAAATCAATGGGTTGGAGATCATCATTTCCATGACGGTAAAGACCATTTACAAAACTGGGGTGGAGGTGGAGGCGATGCACGGGGCCAGTGTAGTGGCCCTTACGATGTACGATATGCTGAAACCGATTGACAAGAATGTCGAAATAGGCACCATTCGACTCAAATCCAAAAAAGGAGGGAAATCTTCATACAAAATCAATTCGGAAGGATTGACTGCCGAAGTGGTGGTGTGTTCGGATACCATTTCCAAAGGAAAAGGCGAGGACAGGGCCGGAGAGGCCATCGTGGAGCGATTACAGGCTTTGGGGGTTACATCCCAAAAAAGCATCATTCCCGATGACGCTGAGGAAATCATACAAAAATTGGAAAATACCAAAGCCGACCTCTTGATTTTTACTGGAGGTACGGGCGTGGGACCACGAGATGTCACCCCACAGACCTTGGAGCCCTTGTTGGACATCAAACTAAAAGGAGTAGAAGAACAAATGCGTAGCTACGGGCAAAATCGGATGCCGTATGCGATGTTCTCGCGTTCCATCGCGGGCATCAAGGACGGAAAATTGATATTGGCACTGCCGGGCTCCACCAAAGGGGCGGCAGAATCCATGGATGCGATTTTCCCCCATGTGCTGCACGCATTTAAAGTGATAGAAGGAAAAAGACATGATTGA
- a CDS encoding DUF4382 domain-containing protein, which translates to MRTKLIFSLLFTLALFMMGCSDGEGSASAEGTGTLSVQLTDAPFPYDLVAEANVTVYKVEARQIDGDDDDNADSDEGMDDDSSSFITLMEEEIDVNLLELTNGLTQQLAEIDVPAGSYDLVRVHVKGVNVVLTDGTVYDLKVPSGDASGIKVFIEPAITVVGGLSTDLLLDFDVSRSFVAKGNLDTPAGVNGFNFKPVIKASNMSTSGTLSGTVGTMESESILALEGAQISVFAADTLNTASFTDVDGNYAILGLKAGMYEVVAELEGYLASDTLEVQIDAANVTTQDFILEMDPDAGEETTTSSN; encoded by the coding sequence ATGAGAACAAAGTTAATTTTTAGTTTACTATTTACATTGGCCCTTTTTATGATGGGCTGTTCTGATGGAGAAGGTTCGGCAAGCGCCGAAGGCACTGGGACCTTATCCGTACAACTTACCGACGCACCCTTCCCCTATGATCTGGTAGCCGAAGCAAATGTTACCGTTTATAAAGTTGAAGCTCGCCAAATTGATGGTGATGACGACGACAACGCTGATTCAGATGAAGGCATGGACGATGATAGTTCATCTTTCATCACGTTAATGGAAGAGGAAATCGATGTAAATCTCTTGGAACTCACCAATGGATTGACCCAACAATTAGCAGAAATCGATGTTCCTGCTGGATCATATGACTTGGTTCGTGTGCACGTTAAAGGTGTAAATGTTGTCTTGACCGATGGGACCGTTTACGATTTGAAAGTGCCCAGTGGAGACGCTTCAGGTATTAAAGTGTTTATCGAACCTGCCATTACAGTAGTAGGTGGACTTTCCACAGATTTGTTGTTGGACTTCGATGTCAGCCGTTCCTTTGTTGCCAAAGGCAACTTGGATACCCCCGCCGGTGTCAACGGATTTAATTTTAAACCCGTGATCAAGGCCAGTAACATGTCTACCTCTGGTACCTTGTCTGGAACTGTTGGCACTATGGAAAGTGAATCAATACTTGCTTTGGAAGGTGCCCAGATTTCCGTGTTTGCTGCTGACACCCTAAACACCGCATCTTTTACCGATGTGGATGGCAACTACGCCATCCTAGGTTTGAAAGCTGGAATGTACGAAGTCGTGGCCGAATTGGAAGGATATTTGGCAAGTGATACCTTGGAGGTTCAGATTGATGCCGCTAACGTGACAACCCAAGATTTTATCCTTGAAATGGATCCTGATGCTGGGGAGGAAACGACCACAAGCAGTAACTAA
- a CDS encoding DUF4421 family protein, whose product MASTSLYRVIASIILLQSIFWHSLTAQEDTLAIVNYSDKIIIKANLDTKTDFYSYENRQSNNRISIQPNNRYRLFLSLDYEFIGFSVGFVPKFLGANSDENLKGESSFTDYKFRFFLGRWVQAISYSKISGYYVSNTGDFIPSWNEGTDPYLQFNDLATQQFGMSTSYVFNPNFSYRNIVYQNEWQRISSGSLVGSIIYDYNIFDLNDISLVNREKFFNVRIAPAYYYTFVFHDNWFVSANLSPSLGLRFSKAESGTGNPISTERNTYLTRRLEGGLNLGYSSKRIIYGININFSADWYNEDKVSITENDQFYGLLYFGYRFDPPKAIDKIFHPDPSK is encoded by the coding sequence ATGGCCAGCACCTCTCTGTACCGGGTTATAGCAAGCATCATACTGCTGCAAAGTATTTTCTGGCATAGTCTAACTGCCCAAGAGGACACACTTGCCATTGTAAATTATTCGGACAAGATTATTATCAAGGCCAATCTGGACACCAAAACCGACTTCTATTCTTATGAAAACAGGCAATCAAATAATCGAATCAGCATTCAACCCAATAATCGCTATCGGCTTTTTCTTTCTTTGGATTATGAGTTTATAGGGTTTAGTGTGGGTTTTGTGCCCAAGTTCCTTGGTGCCAATAGCGATGAAAACTTAAAAGGGGAATCATCTTTTACGGATTATAAGTTTCGTTTTTTTCTGGGCAGATGGGTCCAAGCCATCTCTTACAGCAAGATTTCCGGCTACTATGTGAGCAATACCGGGGATTTTATACCTAGCTGGAACGAGGGTACCGACCCCTACCTCCAATTCAATGATTTAGCGACCCAGCAATTTGGAATGTCAACATCCTACGTATTCAATCCCAATTTCTCCTATCGGAACATTGTGTATCAAAATGAGTGGCAACGGATCAGTAGTGGAAGTTTGGTCGGTTCTATAATTTACGACTACAACATTTTTGATTTGAACGATATCTCCCTAGTCAACCGGGAAAAGTTTTTTAATGTAAGAATAGCCCCGGCATATTACTATACTTTTGTGTTTCATGACAACTGGTTCGTCTCGGCCAATTTGTCCCCCTCCCTTGGATTGCGATTTTCCAAAGCGGAGTCAGGAACAGGCAATCCTATAAGTACAGAGCGTAATACCTACCTTACCCGACGGCTGGAAGGCGGTCTTAATTTAGGATATAGCTCCAAAAGGATAATCTATGGGATAAATATCAATTTCAGTGCGGATTGGTACAACGAGGACAAGGTTTCCATTACAGAGAACGATCAATTTTATGGCTTGCTATACTTTGGCTATCGATTTGACCCACCAAAGGCCATCGATAAGATTTTTCACCCCGACCCATCAAAATAG